Part of the Geoalkalibacter ferrihydriticus DSM 17813 genome is shown below.
ATCAGTGCTCCCTGTGCCATCTGGGTGCCGATCACGCCGACGGCACGGTGAACGTCATCCTGTCTCCGGCCGCGGGCGACGACGCCCAGTGGATTCCGCCCCAGGGCGGCAACCCCGGCACCTGCATCGGCACTTCGCAGATGCGCTGCCACGGCGACAATGCCGATCCGCCGGAATGGCGGCCGCGCGCATCCGAGCCCGACGGGCCCAAGCTCATCACCTGCAACGAATGCCACGGCCACGAAAGCAACGTATTCTGGCCGGGCGCCACGGTGGCCGCAGCCACGGTAGGGCGCGCCTCCACGGTGAGCGGCAATCAGAACGGCGACGGCATCAAGACCACCCTCACGGTGTCGAGCACCGCCAACAATCTGCAGGTGGGCGATCGCATCAAAAAGGGCGAGACCTTCTTCAAGATCCTGGTCAAGGATGGTACCACCCTGACCCTGCATCAACCCATTCCCGTCGGCGTTAATTTTACCAACGGTGAACTCGTGCGCACCGAGCACATCCCCCACGTCTATGACGGCGGTGTGGTACGCGACTGCACCTGGTGCCATGTGGAGGGTCATCCCCAGGGCGATGAGACTGCCGAGGGCCGCAATCCCCTGGGCGAGGAGACGGTGTTCATCCCCAACTTTCCCATGGTGGGCCTCGATTACAGCTCGGGCGGCATTCACCTGCGCAAGACCATCAACGGGCGCGGCCCCTTCCACACCGAGGCCGAGATCTGCTGGGGCTGTCATGATGCGCAAGCGACGCGCATTTCCGAGTGGGGTTACGCAGGCGTGGAAAGGGGCAGGAATGTCGGTGCTGCCATCGGCAGTGTCTCCAAATCCCTAGGCCAGCCCATCAGCATCACCAGCAACGGACATGGCCTGGTGACAGGAGATCGGATCGTCATTTCCATGCCCACGGGGAGCAGGCAGCTCAACGGCTGGGCCGGAACCATCACCCGGACCGGCACCAACACCTTTACGCTGCTTGATACGGAAAGCTATTCCATCACCACCTCAACCAGCTCCGGGTCATGGAAATTCGCCACCCACTATGACTATGGAATCCTTCATACGAACTCCGGAAGCTGGGGCAACCGCACACCAACCTCCAACTGGGTCACGGGGACCTGGGACAGCCCCTATTTCCCCTACAAGACCGGCACCGTCAAGTCGACGCACGCCGCCAATCCCGACGTGACCCGCCCCGGTGTCGACGACGTAGCGCAGATCCGTTGCAGCTATTGTCATGATGTCCATGATATGAACCATGCTCCGGGCGACGTGTACAACGGGCGACCCTACCTGCGCGGCAGTTGGAAAGGCAACCCCTACTTCGAGGACGGCGCGCCTGGCCGTTTCAAGGGTTTTATGGACCTCTCCACCGATGCCCTCAAGGCTCAGTACTATTTCACGGGCGAACGCGACGACTTCGGCATGGTGCCGCGCGGCGCCACCACCATGAACAAGATGGGCGGTTACTGGATCGATCAGAACAGCGATTATCCCACCGTCACCTGGACCCTGCAGGATTCCGCTGGTCTGTGTACCCTGTGCCACGGCACAGACGTCAACAACATGAACAAGTTCGCGGTCGACGAGCAGGGCAACCCTGACAATGCCTGGCTGGGTGTGAATGGACATTCCAACGCCGTCATCGGCGGCAGCGGCATTCACCGCGCCAACGTCTACGACCCGGCCGTGCGCAAGGAAGGCAATGCCTTCAACAAGCCGGGCATGGGCTACCAGGATACGGTCGGCTACCGTGTTGATCGCCCCGAGCGCATGTGGGGATTGCGCAACGAGGATGAGAGCAGTACCTTCATCTCGGATACCCATCGCACCTCGACCAACAGCGTGGGGGTTTATCCCTATGCCTGGAGTCCGACTGCGCAGAAAAATATCTATGCCTACGAAGAGTTTGCCTGGGGGGTCAGCATGGAATCCGGGGTGGACGCGGCGGAGCCCATGTATCACCGCTTCAGTTGCTCCAAGTGTCACAACCCCCATGCCTCGCGTTTGCCGCGTCTGATGATCACCAACTGTCTGGACGTGAGCCACAACAAGTGGGACGATCTTTATTCGGTCGATGGCGACTGGACCTCGGGGCGCTATGACGGCACCAATATCAACTGGTCGACCTCCAACGTCATGCCCTACACCGGCAACGACGTCAGCGGCAAGGCGCGCAACCGCCAGTTCGCCTACGCCACCAGCGCCGTCAACTGCCACCGCTTCGTCAAGGTGGGCACCACCATCCAGGAGCCGGGTTGGAACCGCGTCACGCCCTGGGAGGAAAATTCGACCTGGTACAACAACAACTAGGGGTGCAACGGATAAGCCTTTGAAAATCCACATCAAACCAAAAGGGAGCGGCAGCGCAAACGTCCATCCCTGCTGAACTGCCCCCCCCCTGGTTCTTTGACTTGCGCAGGCATCCCGTTCAGATGAATACCCCTGAACGGGATGCCTGGCTTTGCTTCCTCCAGCATCCGCTGACAAAGAATTTCCCGCCTGGCCCCGGTCTTGCATTAGGTTTCACAAATGATTTGCCGAAAATAGCATAAGTCGCCGTTTTCCCGGGCCGTTGTGCAGGGAAACAAGATCACAGGTCGATGAAGTGCCGCAAGCATGCCGTGCAATGGCTGAACTTGCTGGTGTTTTTACGTGATTTCATAAATTGTAGAACAGTGTTTTGCGAGGTGTGTTATGCAGTGCTGGAAAAAATGGATGTTTTCGTGTTTTTTTCTAATTGTGACGGCGTTTCCTTCCGGTGCTACGGTCGTCCATAATTTCGACTGCAAGAACTGCCACAAGGTCGGTGTGAGTTTCACCGACCTGGGTCAGGCTCACACCAATATCTGCCTGCAGTGCCATAAGGACAACCCCAGCTCCTGGACCATGCTCGACGGTTCCAGCAAAACACCCATCGGCCTGTTCGCGCCGGGCGATGCCAGCAATGCCCTGGGTTCCTATCCCGAAGGCATGACCCCTGGTTCGCAGACCTCGCACATGTGGGCGTCGCCGGATGTCAACAGCGCGGCCGGTGCCCAGGCACCGAGCGACCGCATGTTTTACGGGCGCTACGGAATTTCCACCGGAAAAGTCACATGCCAGCGCTGCCACGATCCTCACAGCCGTGACCCGGAAAACACCAAACTTCTGCGCCTGGGAGCCGGCAGCGTCGAGCAGATGTGTGTCGAGTGCCATGTGCCCTGGGTGGTCGGCACACCGGACCGCGGCCTGCTGTCGCACCCCATCGTGCCGGATTACACGGCGGCGGTGGCGGACAAACAGGACCGCTTCCGCCTGGCTGATGAAGTGGCGGACGCGCCCGGCGAGGTGAAATTGGTGGATGGCGGGGTGGTGTGCACCTCCTGCCACGGAGTGCATTTTGCCGATTCTCGTTCGGCGACTCCGATTGAGCCCGGCGCGGCGGGCTATGGGGACGGCAAACTCTTGCGTTCCGACGGGCTGTTGGCCGAGGACGCTTCGGTACTCTGCCAAGCCTGTCATACTTACAAGGCCCACGGCAGTCCCACGGAAACGGTGGGTTGCCTGGTGTGTCACAGCGGCCATTCCTACAACGCCGGCGAGATTAATTATTTCGTGCTGCGCAATCAGGCGCAGACGGGGGTTTTCGGAGAGGTCGGCGGTTTACGCTACACAGCTCTGCCCGACGTGCATGGCGGCACTTCCACCGTCGCCGCCCAGTGGGCAGGCCAGTCCGGCGCGGCGGATGGCTTCTGCGAACGCTGCCACGGTGAATTGACCACCATGCCCAACAGTTCGCGTGCCCACATCGAAGGCGAAAATTGCCTCGACTGTCATAGCCATAATGCTCCCGACATGGCCTATTCTTTCGCCGCCAACTGCACGGATTGTCATGGTTTTCCGCCTGCGGTGAATGTCGCGGGCGGCCCCGACGGTTATGCTTCCGTCGAAGGTGGACACAATTATGCCGATGACAATTTCTACAAGAACGAAGCTCTCGCCCCGCACACCTCCCATGCCGGCGCGTCCAGCGGCTACGCCTTTGCCTGCAACCTCTGCCACAACGCCGATGATTTCGCTGCCACGCACAGCCAGGGAACTTTTCAGGATGTGTTTCTCGCGGGCAACACGCTTGATCCCCTGGTCACCGGCGGCGGTATCCTGAATCCATCTTATGATCCGGCCGGCAGCGGCACCTGCAGCAATCTCTACTGCCACAGCAGCGGCGGCAAGCACAATTCTTCGGGCAAAACGCTGAGCGACTTCACCACCCAAAGCGTTTCCTGGGCAAACGGCAAGGGCGCCATCACCACCTGCACCGCCTGTCACGGCAACGATGCGGCGAGCATGGACGGGCGAAATTCAAACACGCATCTCAAGCACTTGGCCGCCGGTTACGCCTGCAACGTCTGTCACGTGGAGACTGCGAGCAGTGCCACACAACTCACGCCTGGGGCACGCGGCACTACCCACGTCGACGGGGTGGTGGATGTAGTCTTTGACGGCAACTACAACCTCGGCAACGCGCTGCTCGGCGCGGCGACCTACAGCAGTGTGGACGGCAGCTGCGCGGTATTCTGCCATTCCGACGGCCAGGGCAACTACGCCACGCCTGAATGGGGCGATGCCGCAAGCGGTGCTTGCGGCAGTTGTCACGCAACCGATGCTCCAGGTTTGGGCGGCAGCCATGCCGTGCACGTCAATCCCGCAGGCGCCAATATCGGTTGCGCGGCCTGTCACGGCGAAGGAGCTGATGTGGGCGGCCATTCCGGACACGTCGACGGCGCGCTCACGGTGATGGAGAGCGCCTGCAATAGCTGCCACGGAGTGGAGTCGCCCGAGATCATCCTGGTGTGGGGCAGCTCCGAGAGCGCCGATTGCCTGACCTGCCACACCGGCGCACAAACGACCGTGTATGTAGACGCCAGCGGCCAGGAGCGCACAGCCTCTGCCAAGAGCGTGTATTTTTCCGCCGGGCATGGCGCCATTTCCTTTGGTCAGGTGTGCGGCGATTGCCATAGCGACGCTTTCGATGCCGCGCACATGGGCGCGACCAGCACCACGCGTCTGCGCACCCTCGATGGCAAGGATTTCAGCAGTGATCCCAGCGGTTTCTGCAGCGCCTGTCACAGCTTTGCGGCTCAGGTTCACTACGCCACCGGCGGCACAAGCCACGACGCCTCGGCCTGCATCGCCTGCCATGATCCCCACGGTCAGAGCGCGAGCCTTGACGCCATGGTGCGCGCCGAAATCGATGGCCGCCAGGTGGTGGGTTTTGCCGACCGCAACGAGCGCGCAAGCTACTACCTGGAGTTGCCCAACGACGGCGGTAGCAATCAGTACGGCATCTGCCAGGTCTGTCATGAATCAAGCGCGGTCAATTATTTTAATCGCAGTGTCGAAGCGCCGACACACTTTGCGGGTCTGTGCATCAGCTGCCACATGCATGACGGCGAAGAGATGGCTTTTGCGCCCACCGGCTGCAACGGTTGCCACGGCGGCGGCAACAACGAGCCGCCTACGGATAACTTCTGGCCCGACGGGCAGTTGCGTGACGGCTACACCATCGCCGATCGCGGGGGGGCGCACCTCACTCATGTCAATGCCATCGGCCAGGCGCTGTCCGGACTGGACGACGGTGCCTGGGCGGCTTACAGCAACAAACTCGGCTACCAGAACGCGACCTGCAGCCACTGCCATCCCGATCCGGGCGGGCGCAACGCCGAGGGCGGGCCGCACTCCGAACCCATCGGGGGACGGAGCGATCTGGTTGCCGATGTCCACGGCGATGTCTGGAACGACACCAACTTTACAGATCTTTTCGGCAATGTCGATGTGACCGGCTTCTACAATCCGGTGATTCAGCGCTGCTCCAACATCGCCTGTCACAGCAACGGCGACTACACCTGGACCTGGTACGANGGCAATGTCGATGTGACCGGCTTCTACAATCCGGTGATTCAGCGCTGCTCCAACATCGCCTGTCACAGCAACGGCGACTACACCTGGACCTGGTACGAGGACAAGATCGCACCGGGCAAGATCGAAGATCTCGCGGCTGCCACCGGCAATCTGGTGGGCACGGTCAAGCTCTCCTGGACGCCGCCGGACAACGACGGCGATCTGCCGCCCGATTACCTGGGTCCCAAGGGCCCGGGGGTCTATGGGTATGAGATCCGCTACCGCACCGACGGGCCGGTGACCGATGACAACTGGGCCACTTCGACCGTTGCCGCGGGGCCGCCCTCGGCCATCCGCAACTACGAGGACGACCCGCGTACCCAGACCATGTGGGTGCACGGACTGCAGCCCGGCACCATCTATTACTTCGGGGTCAAGGCTTTTGATGAAACCATGATCAATCATTCGCCGGTGTCCAACAGCCAGAGCGCCCAGGCGCTGGTGGATACCTTCGCGCCGCGCTTCCAGGGGCTGGAGTCGGCACGTCCGGCCTACATCGACGGCNGTGGATTTGCAGTGGAGCCCGGCGACTGACGACACCGAGCCCCTCACCTATCTGGTGTACTGGGTTCCGTCAAGCCAGACCATCGACTGGAACAATCCCCAGGCCACCACCACGGCGACGGCCTTTCACGTCACCGGACTGCAGAACGGGCTCGATTATCTGTTCGCGGTGCGCGCGCGCGATGCCTCACCGGCGCAGAACGTGGATGCCAACGCGGTGATCCGCATCGCCATCCCGCAGTCGCCCAGTGAAAATGACATCTTCGGGCGCATGTACTTTGCGGTGGCCGACAGCGGCACCAACATCGGTGGCACTAGCACCAACCTGAGCTTGAGCTGCGACAGTTCCACGGACTTTAGCTCCCCTCTCATCTCGCTTATGCAGCCGGGCGGTTACAAATGCAGCCGCGACCGCGACCGCAACCGCCTTCGCAATATCCAAAGCAGCGGCAATATCGTCACCTGGGTGCTGGACAGCGCCTATACTACCAATACCAACATTCACGGCGGCTCCTTCACGCTGTATATGCGCAATCGCGAGGACAGCAACACCATCACCGTGCATTTCGACCTGGGTTACTGGGATAATGGCTTTGTGCAACTTGACAGCTACACGCGGGTGTTGCCGCGTCGCCATCGCGGCAGCGTCAAGGCGTATTTCCCGTCCGAAGACGGTAAGGTCGTGACCGTGCCCGAGGGCAAGCGCCTGGCTCTTAGAGTGCGCAAGGACGGCACGCGCGAGATGGAGATCTGGTTCGGCTCCAAGCGCGGCACCAGCATGCTGATTGTCTACGAACAGGAGCAGAATCTGCTGCCCGATCCCTTCAGCGTCACGACGCCGGGTTCGCCGGCGAGCGGGGTCGTGCCCATCACCTGGAATGCGGCCACGGACCCTGAAGGCGATGAGGTGCGCTACGATGTCTATGGTTCGGTGGACGGCGGACAGAGCTGGCCTTATATCATCGCTCTGGACGAGGAAGGCACCAGCGCGCTGTGGGATACCAAAAAGGATGGTCTGGCACTGACCGCGCCACTCAACAACGTGCGGGTGCGGGTGGGGGCCGGCGACGGTCTGATGCACCGCATTCTGGACGTTGATCCCGGAGGGCTTGAAGTCGGCAGCTTCCACGACAGGCGCTACGCCCTGACCGGCACCTTCAGCGTCGACAACTCGGTGGATGTCACGCCGCCTGCCGCCATTACCGATCTGATGGCCGAGCACCGGCCCAAGGCGGGCACCGTGTGGCTTTATTGGCATGCGCCCGGTGACGACGGCATGGAGGGGCGCGCCCATCAGTATGACATCCGTTATCAGGAGTCGGTGCCCTACAATCCCGCCGACGCCATCGACAGCGAGGCCAAATGGACGGCGGCAACCCCCGTCGTCGGCGCTCCGCCTCTTCCCGCCGAGCCGGGCAGCAGCCAGGGTTTCGAGGTGTTGGGCCTGAATCCTGGCAAGGATTATTTCTTTGCGGTCAAGACCGCCGACGCAGCGGGCAACTGGTCGGGGCTGTCCAACTCGCCTTCGGCCAAGGGGGGCTTGCGCTGCGGCGTCTGCCACGGCAACCCTCCCGATGATTATGCCACCAAGGGCAGTCACCAGATGCATGGCTACACCCAGACGGATTGCGCCAAGTGCCACGGCGAGGAGGCGATTAACTACGATCTTAAGCATAATGAAGGAAACATCAAGCTGGGGTGGAACAACCCGAAAAAGGGCATTGTCAACGAGGCATCCCCCCATACGACCTTGAGTTCCAACCTGGTGGAGTATCACGATGACGGGGTGCTGATCTATCGTGACACGACGGGTCCGGGCGGTTTCAACGACCTCTCCATCGAAATGCAGAATGTCGACAGTGGCAGCTGCTTCGGCTTCAACGCCACCGGAGTCACCGGCTGCCACGGCAGTGGCTCGCCCGTGTGGGGCGAGCGCGATTCGGTGTCCTGCGCCCTGTGCCACGGCGATCCTGAGCGCTCGGATAAGGATTACTACGGCCGGACCTGGGAGGATCTGACCACCGATACCCGCTATGGCGGCAACAAGCCTATCTACATGGCGGCGCCGCCCATCAGCCTGCTGGGCAACAGCAACGATTTCGCCGTTGGCCAGCATCTGCGCCATCTCAACTTCTCCTATAGGTTCACCGGCGACCAGTGTTCGCTGTGCCATCTGGGCGCCGATCATGCCGACGGCACGGTGGATGTGCGCCTGCATCCGGCCGCCGGCAACAACGCCGCATGGGTGCCGCCTCAGGGGGGCGATCCCGGCACCTGCATGGGAACCTCGCAGATGCGCTGCCACGGCGACAATGCCGAGCCGCCCCAATGGATGCCGCGTGCCGCAGAGCCTGACGGCCCCAAGCTGGTGAATTGCAACGAATGCCACGGTCACACGTCCAATGTCTTCTGGCCTGGAGCTACCCTGGTCGAGGCTGCCGCCGGGCGTTCCTCGACGGTGAGCGGCAGCCAGGGCGGCGACGGGATCGAAACGACTTTGACCGTTTCAAGTACCGGCAACAACTTGCAGGTTGGCGATCGTTTCAAAAAGGACGAGACCTTCTTCAAAGTC
Proteins encoded:
- a CDS encoding fibronectin type III domain-containing protein yields the protein MQWSPATDDTEPLTYLVYWVPSSQTIDWNNPQATTTATAFHVTGLQNGLDYLFAVRARDASPAQNVDANAVIRIAIPQSPSENDIFGRMYFAVADSGTNIGGTSTNLSLSCDSSTDFSSPLISLMQPGGYKCSRDRDRNRLRNIQSSGNIVTWVLDSAYTTNTNIHGGSFTLYMRNREDSNTITVHFDLGYWDNGFVQLDSYTRVLPRRHRGSVKAYFPSEDGKVVTVPEGKRLALRVRKDGTREMEIWFGSKRGTSMLIVYEQEQNLLPDPFSVTTPGSPASGVVPITWNAATDPEGDEVRYDVYGSVDGGQSWPYIIALDEEGTSALWDTKKDGLALTAPLNNVRVRVGAGDGLMHRILDVDPGGLEVGSFHDRRYALTGTFSVDNSVDVTPPAAITDLMAEHRPKAGTVWLYWHAPGDDGMEGRAHQYDIRYQESVPYNPADAIDSEAKWTAATPVVGAPPLPAEPGSSQGFEVLGLNPGKDYFFAVKTADAAGNWSGLSNSPSAKGGLRCGVCHGNPPDDYATKGSHQMHGYTQTDCAKCHGEEAINYDLKHNEGNIKLGWNNPKKGIVNEASPHTTLSSNLVEYHDDGVLIYRDTTGPGGFNDLSIEMQNVDSGSCFGFNATGVTGCHGSGSPVWGERDSVSCALCHGDPERSDKDYYGRTWEDLTTDTRYGGNKPIYMAAPPISLLGNSNDFAVGQHLRHLNFSYRFTGDQCSLCHLGADHADGTVDVRLHPAAGNNAAWVPPQGGDPGTCMGTSQMRCHGDNAEPPQWMPRAAEPDGPKLVNCNECHGHTSNVFWPGATLVEAAAGRSSTVSGSQGGDGIETTLTVSSTGNNLQVGDRFKKDETFFKVVAKAGTTLTLHRPIPVGIDFADGEVLPTEHIPHTSDGGFVRDCTWCHVEGHPQGDETAEGRNPEGEETVFIPNFPMVGIDYSSGGIHLRKEIGGRGPFNTEAEICWGCHDAQTPRISEWGYAGLSSSKNIEGSITGVSQGSTTTITSSSHGLQTGDRVVIFMPNGVTVLNGWAGTITRTGANTFTLDNTDTSSLDSNSQSGSFSSTGARWKLATSFDYGLLHDGSGSWGDRTPSSNWVAGTWDSAYFPYKTGVVQSTHSVNPDVIRPGLDEVAQLRCSYCHDVHDLNLAPGDESSGRPYLRGSWQGNPYFEDGAPGRFAGFADLSTNRRKAEYYYTGERDDYGMVPRASASMNKMGGYWIDQNSDYPTVTWTLQNSAGLCTLCHGTDVNNMNKFDVDEQGNADNAWVGDNGHSNAVIGGSGVNRFNVYNPNVRKEGSVSRKPGIGYQDTDGMKSGSDIIRMYGLRNNDSSSTYINDGHRTQSGGRGVYPYAWSTTERENRYAYEEFAWGVSLETDVSEPMYHRFSCSKCHNPHASRLPRLMITNCLDVSHNKWDDLFADDPDWDEGRDNVSDPVRWSGVGSGTRAEVMPYTGDDVSGKPRNKQFAYATSAQNCHRYVEVNGVVEEPGWNRITPWEETSTWYNNN